The bacterium genome includes the window TTGGCTGTTCGCATCAGACTTCGACGCACGGGCGCGAAAAACGCGCCGCGATACCGGTTGGTCGTGACCGACGGCCGCGCCAAGCGCGACGGCCGCTTCATCGAGACGCTGGGCTACTACGAGCCCACGGCCGACCCGGCGGTCTCCGAGGTGAACGAGGAACGAGCGCTGTATTGGCTTTCGGTGGGCGCGACGCCTTCCGAGACGGCGAAGCGCCTCCTCTCGAAGGCCGGCGTATTGAAGAAGTTCGCGGAACGGAAGACGACCGGCGAATAGGCCGATTAAATATTCAGCCCAGGCTTTAGACCAGATCAGTTTCGATTCGTTTTCATTTCGATTTCCGATTTCAGCCCTAAACCCCAAACCTGAGCTCGAGGCACAGGAGGTGCCGAGATGAGAGACATGATCGAATACATCGCGAAGAATTTGGTCGAGAAGCCGGAGTCGGTAGTGGTCCACGAGGTCGCGGGCGAGAAAACGACGATAATCGAGATCTCGGTTGACCGCGAGGACATCGGCCGGATAATCGGAAAGAAAGGCCGGACGGCCCGGGCGCTCAGGACGATATTGAACGCCGCGGCGATGAAGCAGAATAAGCGCGCGGCGCTCGAGATATTGGAATAACGCCCGGTGGGCGGCGCAGTCGCCATAGCCTTCATCCGTCGACCCCACGGCCTTAAGGGCGAGGTCGTCGTTACCGATTTCACGGAAGGATTTTTCGTACCGGGGCCCGGGCTGGCGGTAGTCCTGCTCGGGCCGACGTGCCAAGTGGCGGCAACGGTCGAGGGCTGGCGGCCCAAGGGCGACGGCTTCCTGGCAAAATTCGCCGGCATAGACGACCGCACCGCGGCCGAAGAATACAGAGATTGGAGGGTCGCGGTCCCCGCCGAGGCTCTCCCCGAAACGCCCGCCGACGTATACTACGAGTTCGAACTCGTCGGCCTGCCCGTCGAAACCACGACCGGCGAAACCGCGGGCACCGTGGTCGCCGTTTACGGGGCCGGCCCGCACGACGTTCTGGTAATCGAGGCCGGCGACCGGACGTACGACGTGCCCCTCGTCCGGGCCCACGTCGCGGAAGTTCAGCGGGGGGGAAAAATCGTCATCGTGCCCCACCGCGAGGGATAGTATGGCCCCGACGCTCGCCTTCGACATCGTTACGATATTCCCGACCTTCTTCGACGGCGCGCTGGCCGTCGGCGTGTTGGGCAAGGCGCTCGAGCGGGGATTGGTAGCAGCCCGCGTCCACGACCTGCGTAACTACAGCGACGACGCCTATCGCTCGGTGGACGACTACCCGTACGGCGGCGGCGTCGGCATGGTGATGAAGCCGGAGCCGTTCTTCCGCGCGGTGGAGGACGTGGAGGCGCAGTTCGGCCGCGGTTGGCGCGTCTTCCTCACGCCCCAGGGCAAGCCGCTTACGCAGGAGGGCTGCCGGCCGCTCGCGGAAAGGGAGCATTTAATACTGCTCTGCGGCCGGTACAAAGGCGTCGACGAGCGCGTCCGCGAGGGCCTGGCCGACGAGGAAATCTCGCTAGGCGACTTCGTCCTCTCGGGCGGCGAGATAGCGGCGCTGGCGGTGGTGGACGCCGCGGCGCGGCTGGTCCCCGGCGTCCTGGGGGACGAGGACTCCGCGGCCACGGACTCGTTCGCCACCGGCCTGCTGGACCATCCGCACTACACCAGGCCGCGGGAGTTCCGGGGGATGGCGGTCCCGGAGGTCCTGCTCTCGGGGAACCACGGCGAGGTCGATAACTGGCGTCGCGAGCAGGCGCTGAAGAGAACGCGCGACGTCCGGCCCGAGCTGCTGGAAGGCGAAGATTAAGGAAGGCCGGCGAACGGCCGTGGCCCCGAAAAGCGAACAAAAGGGTAAACTGTACGTCGCGCTGGTCCACTGGCCGGTGTACAACCGGGAGGGGGAAACGGTCGCGACGTCGGTGACGCCGCTGGACCTGCACGACCTGGGCCGCGTCGCGCTGACGTACGGCGTCGCCGGATATTACGTCACGAACCCGTACGATTCGCAGCAGCGCCTGGTGGACGAAATAATTTACCACTGGCGCGAGGGGGTGGGCGCCGAGCACAGCCCGCAGCGGCGGCGGGCGCTCGCGGCGGCGAAAATGGTCCCGACCGTAGAAGCGGCCTTCGACGACGTGGCCGCGGCGGAAGGCGGGGAGCCGTTCGTCGTCGCCACCACGGCCCGGCCCACGCGAGACGCGTTGCCGGCCGAAGAGCTGTGGACGGCGGCGGACGGGAGGCCGGTGCTGTTGTTGTTCGGTACCGGCTACGGCCTGACGGAGGATATATTGTTCGCCGCGGACGCGGTGCTCGAGCCGCTCGCGGGAAGCGGCGACTTCAACCACCTGCCGGTTCGGGCCGCGTTCGCCATATACGTCGACCGCATACTCAGCTGAAACCGAAACTCGAGCCAACGATAATAATTAACGCCGGCTATTATATTTAACTACCAGTCAACGCAACGAGGTGTCCGAAATGCATCCCGCCGTTCGCGAAATAGAGAAGACGGCGCTTAAAGATAAGGTCCCGGACTTCAACGTAGGCGATACCGTCCGCGTGGAAGCCGAGATCGTCGAAGGCGACCGAACGCGAACCCAACCTTTCGAAGGCGTCGTCATCGCCCGCAAGGGCGCCGGCCCGCGCGAAACCTTTACGGTCCGGCGCATAGCCTCCGGCGTGGGCGTGGAGCGGACCTTCCCCCTGCACTCGCCGCGAGTAAAGAGCTTGAAGGTCGTGCGCCGCGGTAAAGTGCGCCGGGCCAAGCTCTACTACCTGCGCCGCAAAGTCGGCAAGAAAGCGCGCGTGAAGGAAGGCCGCATGCGCCGCGCCGAGCCCAAAGCCGCGAAGGAAAAGGCGCCGGAGGACGAGACGACCGCCGAAGATTCGTCTTAAATTATGGCGGAAGACGCGCCTACGCTTTTCGGGCCCTCCTCGCCCGACGGGCCGCTCACGCTGGAAGAATTCGAGCGGCGCTTCTGGGAGGAGGGCTTAGCACGCGTGGCGGGGGTGGACGAAGCCGGCCGCGGCGCGCTGGCGGGGCCGGTGGTGGCCGCGGCGGTCGTCTTGCCGCCCGGATTCGACTGCGCCGGCATCCGCGACTCCAAGCGGCTCGACGCCGGCCTGCGCGACGAGCTTTACGCGACGCTGGCCGAGGGCGCCTCGAGCTGGGCCGTGGGCGTGGCGTCGGCCAAAGTCATCGACGACGTAAACATACTGAACGCCGCGCTGCTCGCGATGAGGAAAGCGTGCGTCCGCCTCGCGCCCGCGCCCGACTTATTGCTGGTGGACGGCAACAGGCCCGTGCCGATGACGGTGCGGCAAAAGACCATCGTACGGGGCGACGCGTGCTGCGTCTCCATCGCCGCGGCTTCCATAATGGCCAAGGTCTACCGCGACCGCCTTATGGTGCTGTTGGACGACAAATACCCCGGGTACGGCTTCGCGGTCCACAAGGGCTACGGCACCGCGGGCCACCTCAAGGCGCTGGCGAAGCTCGGGCCGTCGCCGGCCCACCGGCGCAGCTTCGCTCCCGTGGCCCGTCACCTCGGCGACGCCGACGACCTCTTCCGGCAATGACGCGCGACGGCGAGCGCCGGGCCGCGGCCCGCCGAACGCTTGGCCGCGCGGGCGAGGACGCCGCGGCCGATTTTTTACGCCGGCGCGGCTTCGAAATCGTCGCCCGCAACTACCACACCCCCTTCGGCGAGCTCGACGTCGTCGCGTCCAAGGAAGGCCGCCTCGTCTTCGCAGAGGTGAAAACGGCCCGGGCGGGCGCGAGCGTGGACCCCCGCTCCCAATTCACGCCCCGGAAGGTGTCGCGCGTATACCGGGCCGCGCTCCACTTCCTGGAGAAGGAGCGCCCCGCGGAAGAGCCGGACTTCCGCTTCGACTTCCTTGTCGCCGTGAAGAAAGAAGGCGGCTACGAAATAGAACACTACGAGGCCGTGGCGCTGGACGACTTCCTTCCCCCGGAAGAGTTGGGTTAATAAAACGCGCAATGGCACAAGCTCCGCTCGAGCTCGCGACGCTTCCGCTCGAGGAAGTGTCCTGCCCGCTGTGCGGCGCCGACGACGGCCGCCTGCTCTCGACGCAGCAGGGCCGGTTCGGCGTCGTCAAGTGCCGGCGGTGCGGCCTGGTCCGCCTCTCGCCCCGGCCCACGCGCGAGGCGGCGCGCCGCCTGTACGACGAGACGTACTACGCCGCGGGCGGCTACGACGGCTACGTCGAGACCTTCGAGCGCTTCCGCGGCGTATACGAGCGCCTCTTCGCGAAACGGCTCGCGCTACTCAGTCGCCACGTCGCCGGCCCCGGGCGCCTGTTGGAGTGCGGCTGCGCCCACGGCTTCCAGCTCGAGTGGTTGCGGCGGCAGCGTTGGGAGGTCGCCGGCAACGACGTATCCGCGGAGGCCGCGGCCTACGCCCGCCGGCATTTCGGCCTGGAAGTCGCGGAGGGGCCGTTGGAGGAGGCGGCGCTCGAGCCGGCGTCCTTCGACGCGGCCTACCTCGTCGATATCGTCGAACACCTCTACGACCCGGGCGCGGCCCTCGCCAACGTCCGCGCGGCGCTCAAACCGGGCGGCGTCATCCTGGTCCAGGTCCCGTACGAGCTCTACCACTGGGAGAAAATCGGCCGGGCGCTTTGGGAGAGGAAAAAACCGGGGACCGTCGCGCCGGACGCGGTCCCCTACCACGTCGCGTTCTTCACGCCGCGGACGTTGAGGGCGATGCTCCGCAAACACGGCTTCGCCGTCCTCGCCCGCTACAGCGGCAACTACGGCGCCATCCGCAAGTACCTGTCGCCGCCGGAAATCCGGGTCGGTTCTCCCCTCGAGACGGCGGCCCGTTTTATATATTTTAAACTGGCCCTGCGGCCCGCGCTGCAAACGCTCGCTCTATGGTTCAAACAGGGGAGCGGCGTAATCTACGTCGCGACGCCCGCTTGAGGCTTATGGTCACGAAATCGGAAATCGCGACCGCCTTCGCCCCCTGCCGCATAGCGTTCGCCGGCGGCGGGACGGACCTTCCCGCGTACGCGGAGCGCTACGGCGGCGCGGTCCTCTCGGCCGCGGTGAGCCTGGGCGCGCGCGTGCGGGTGCGCCCCCTCGACATCCGCACCGTGTCGCTAATCCTGGACGACTTCGAAATCCGGGCGGATTACGGCGACCCGGCCGAAATCCTGAAGGACCCTCGAGCCGAGGTCGCGCTGGTCGGCCGGACACTGGCCGAACTCCGACCCGCGGGGGGCGTGGAAATGACCGTCCGAACGGGCCTGCCGCCCGGCTCGGGCCTGGGGGCTTCGGGCGCCGTCGGCGTCGCCGTCACGTACGCCCTCCACCTGTTCGCCGGCCGCCGCCCCGCCAGGGAAGAGGTGGCCGAGGCCGCGTCCGTCATAGAGATTGAAAAGCTGGGCCGACCCATAGGCCGCCAGGACCAGTACGCCGCGGCCTTCGGCGGCCTGAACTATTTCTATTTCGAAAAAGATAACGTCCGGCGCGAAGCCGTAAATCTTTCCGCGTCAAAACGGCGCGAATTCGAACGTTATTTTATGTTATTCTTTTCGGGGCGCCGCCGCGACTCCGCCGAAGTCCTCACCGGCCAGCGGGCTCGCGTCGCCGCCGGCGACCGCCAAACCGTCGAGGCCCTTCACCGCATGAAGGAGCTCGCCGGCGGGATGTGTACGGCCGCCGCGGAGGCCGACTGGCCCCGCTTCGGCGAGCTTATGCACGAGGCGTGGCTGGCCAAGAAAAAGGTCTCGGCCAAAATAGCGGACGAGAAGACGGTCGCGGCCTGCGCCCGGGCCCGCGAGCTCGGCGCCTGGGCGGTCAAAGTGACGGGCGCGGGGGCCGGGGGTTTCTACCTCGTAATGGCGCCGCCCGCCGCCCAAGAAGCCGTCGCGGCGTACCTGGCGGGCGAGGGTTTCGAACGGTACGACTTCGGGTTCGATTACGACGGCGTCCGCACCTTGGACGAAAAAGGTTAGGCCGATATGTCGCGAGTTGAGGATAAGATAGACGAATATCTGGCGTCGGTGGCGGCGGTGGTCCGCGAGGTGGACGCCAAAGCGGTGCGCGACGTGGTGGACGTCTTCGACCGCGCGTACCGGGACCGCGGCACCATTTTCCTCTTCGGGAACGGCGGCGGCGCGGCGACGTCGGCGCACCTGGCGTGCGACCTCGCGAAGGGGACCGCCGCGGTAGGCCGCCGGCGCATCAAGGCGCTATCGCTCTCGACGAACGTCGCCGTGATAACCGCCTGGGCCAACGACACCGACTACACCAACACCTTCGGCGAGCAGCTCTACAACCTGGCGGACGAGCGCGACGTGGCCGTGGCGTTCTCCGGCAGCGGGATGTCACCCAACGTCATCAACGCCCTCAAGGTCATAAAGGAACTGGGCGGGACCGGGGTGCTCTTCTCCGGCGGCGACGGCGGCAAGGCCAGGGAGCACGCCGACATCGCGGTCCTGGTGCCGTCGCGCAACGAGCAAATCGTCGAGGACGTCCACATGGTGCTGGGGCACGTCATCTTCACGCTGCTGCGCGACCGCATGGGCGGCGCCAAGGTGGACGGTAAGGGGAACACCCTCTAGGGAAAACCGGCGGTGGAAACCCTCTTCGGAGCGAGAGGCCGGTACCCGGCCAGCGTCATCAAACTCGAGCTCGCGTCGTGGGACGCGCCGGTCGAATTCGCGGAGCTGCTGCAGGCCCTCGCCGTCCTCCACAACCGCGTCCTCGTCCTGCGGAAGTGCAAGGGCGTCGTCAAGAAAGGGCAGCTCCTCCACCCGGCGCTGTACCTGCCGGCCGACGAGCTATTGATTATTAAAAGCTTCCCCGCCGACGGCCGGCCGTTCGAGTTCTACGCCTACCCCACCATCGCGCGCACCGTCGCGACGTTCCTCACGGAGGTCGCGGCCTCGTCTCCCGCCGACGTCCCCTTCAAAACGCTCATATCCCTCTTCAAGGACGAGCTGGAAATCCTCAAGAAGCGCCGCTACCGCGAGGATCAAATTCGCCGCCTGCTGAAACTCGACGTCCTCAAAGAGGGCCTGAACGGCGCGCGCGTATCGTGGGAAGAAGCGGCGGAGGAGGAGGCGTAGTGACGGCCCGCTTCGAGCTCGTCGCCGACTACGGCCTCGCCGGCGACCAGCCGCAGGCGGTGGAGCGGTTGGCGGCGGGCATCCGCGCCGGCCAAAAACACCAGACGCTGCTGGGCGTGACAGGCTCGGGCAAAACTTTCACCATGGCCAACGTCATCGCCGACGTCGGCCTCCCCACCCTCGTCATCAGCCACAACAAAACGCTCGCCGCGCAGCTCTACGGCGAGTTCCTCCAATTCTTCCCCCGCAACGCCGTCGAGTACTTCATATCATACTACGACTACTACCAGCCGGAGGCGTACCTCCCGGCGCAGGATATCTACATCGAGAAGGACGCCGACATCAACGAGGAGATAGAACGCTTGCGGCTGCGCGCCACGGCCTCGCTGCTGGCCCGCGACGACGTCGTAATCGTCGCCTCCGTCTCGTGCATCTACAACCTGGGCTCGCCCGAGGAGTTCCGCAAGTTCCACCTTTTCATAGAACGGGGCCAGCGGCTCGAGATAGGCCGGCTGACCCGCGACCTGGCCGCCATCCGCTACGAACGCGACAACGTCGAGTTCAAACCGGGGACCTTCCGCGTCCGCGGCGACGTGGTGGACGTCTTCCCGGCGTACGAGGACGAAGCGCTGCGCGTGGAGTTCGAAGGCGACGTCGTCGAGAACGTCTGGCGCCTCGAGCCCGTCGCGGTGCGTAAGCTACAGCCGCTCGAGCGCGTCGCGATATACCCCGCCAAGCACTTCGTCACCGCGCCCGATAAGATAGAACGCGGCCTGGCGGCCGTCGAGGCCGAGCTGGAGGAACGGCTGGCGTGGTTTAGGAAGCGCGATAAAATCGTGGAGGCGCAGCGGCTGGAGACGCGGACGCGGCACGACGTCGAGCTCTTGCGCGAGATCGGCTACTGCCCCGGAATCGAGAACTACTCGCGCCACCTGGCGGCCCGGTTCGAGGGCGAGCGGCCCTACTGCCTGCTCGACTACTTCCCCGAGCGATGGCTCTGCATCGTCGACGAATCGCACGTTACGCTGCCGCAGGTCCGCGGGATGTACAACGGCGACCGCGCCCGCAAAGAGGTGCTGGTGGAGTACGGCTTCCGGCTGCCGTCGGCCCTGGACAACAGGCCCCTCCGCTTCGACGAATTCGAGGAGCTCGTGCCACAGCTCGTGTACACGTCGGCCACGCCCGCGCCGTACGAGCTCGAGCATTCCTCCCAGGTAGCGGAGCAGCTCATCCGGCCCACGGGCCTGGTCGACCCGCCGGTGGTGGTCAAGCCGGCGGAAGGCCAGGTGGACGACCTCGTCGGCGAGCTACGCGACGTCGTGTCCCGGAACGAGCGCGCGTTGGTCACGACGCTAACGAAACGGATGTCCGAGGACCTGGCCGAGTTCCTGGCGGGCCTGGACTTCAACGTGAAGTACCTGCACTCCGAGCTGGACGCCATCGAGCGCGTGGAGATACTGCGCGATTTACGTTTGGGCGAGATAGACGTCGTCGTCGGCATCAACCTGCTGCGCGAAGGGCTGGACTTGCCCGAGGTCTCGCTGGTGGCCATCCTGGACGCCGACAAGGAGGGCTTCCTGCGCGACGAGCGGTCCATCATCCAGACGGCGGGCCGCGCGGCGCGCCACGCCGGCGGCAAGGTCGTGCTCTACGCCGACCGCGTTACGAAGTCCATCAAGAACGCGGTGCGGGAGTCGGGGCGGCGCCGGCAGACCCAGCTCGAGTACAACCGCGAGCACGGCATCGAACCCCGGAGCATCGTGAAGTCGGTGGAGGCCGTGCTGGCGACGACGTCGGTGGCGGACGCGGGCCGGCGGCTCGAGGACGCGCCCGCGCCCGAAGAGCCCGCCGACGTTCAGGCGTTCCTGGCGCTGCTGGAGTACGAGATGCGGCGCGCCGCGGAAGAACTCGCGTTCGAGAAGGCCGCGGCCCTCCGCGACCGGATACGCGAGCTGCGCGGCGGCCCGGGCGAGCCGAGCGCCGCGACCAAAACCAAGGCCAAGAAAAATCGACGTTCCCGGAGGAGCTGAATGAACGCCGGCAACCGGAACGACATCTCTATACTCCTCGCCTTCGCGGTCTTCTTAGAAGTGCTCGCCGTCGTGCTGGCCTTCTGCCCCACGGGCTCTTTGGCGGCGATGCACGGCGCGCCGGCGAGCCTGATAAAGGCGGCTTTCTTGTTCGGGATGACGCTGGCCGGCACCGTACTCCTGCGGCTTGTCTTGCCGGGGCCCGGGCCGGGCGCGCCTTTCTACCGCCGGGGCGGTTCGTCGTTCGGCCGCACGCTATACTACGGCTTCGCCGCGGCCGTCATATTAACGTTATATCGCGCCGCGCTGCTGGTAGCGCTGCACTTCAAGGGTACGGACTTTTTCACGACGCTGCCGACCTCGCTTCTCACGCAGGGCCCGTTCGCGATAATGGCGCGCGTCTTGTTGGGCGTGGCCGCGGCCTACCTGTTCTACGGATACGTCCAGGGGTTCGT containing:
- the rpsP gene encoding 30S ribosomal protein S16, yielding MAVRIRLRRTGAKNAPRYRLVVTDGRAKRDGRFIETLGYYEPTADPAVSEVNEERALYWLSVGATPSETAKRLLSKAGVLKKFAERKTTGE
- a CDS encoding KH domain-containing protein, which encodes MRDMIEYIAKNLVEKPESVVVHEVAGEKTTIIEISVDREDIGRIIGKKGRTARALRTILNAAAMKQNKRAALEILE
- the rimM gene encoding ribosome maturation factor RimM (Essential for efficient processing of 16S rRNA), encoding MGGAVAIAFIRRPHGLKGEVVVTDFTEGFFVPGPGLAVVLLGPTCQVAATVEGWRPKGDGFLAKFAGIDDRTAAEEYRDWRVAVPAEALPETPADVYYEFELVGLPVETTTGETAGTVVAVYGAGPHDVLVIEAGDRTYDVPLVRAHVAEVQRGGKIVIVPHREG
- the trmD gene encoding tRNA (guanosine(37)-N1)-methyltransferase TrmD, whose amino-acid sequence is MAPTLAFDIVTIFPTFFDGALAVGVLGKALERGLVAARVHDLRNYSDDAYRSVDDYPYGGGVGMVMKPEPFFRAVEDVEAQFGRGWRVFLTPQGKPLTQEGCRPLAEREHLILLCGRYKGVDERVREGLADEEISLGDFVLSGGEIAALAVVDAAARLVPGVLGDEDSAATDSFATGLLDHPHYTRPREFRGMAVPEVLLSGNHGEVDNWRREQALKRTRDVRPELLEGED
- a CDS encoding RNA methyltransferase; translation: MAPKSEQKGKLYVALVHWPVYNREGETVATSVTPLDLHDLGRVALTYGVAGYYVTNPYDSQQRLVDEIIYHWREGVGAEHSPQRRRALAAAKMVPTVEAAFDDVAAAEGGEPFVVATTARPTRDALPAEELWTAADGRPVLLLFGTGYGLTEDILFAADAVLEPLAGSGDFNHLPVRAAFAIYVDRILS
- the rplS gene encoding 50S ribosomal protein L19, whose protein sequence is MHPAVREIEKTALKDKVPDFNVGDTVRVEAEIVEGDRTRTQPFEGVVIARKGAGPRETFTVRRIASGVGVERTFPLHSPRVKSLKVVRRGKVRRAKLYYLRRKVGKKARVKEGRMRRAEPKAAKEKAPEDETTAEDSS
- a CDS encoding ribonuclease HII, with protein sequence MAEDAPTLFGPSSPDGPLTLEEFERRFWEEGLARVAGVDEAGRGALAGPVVAAAVVLPPGFDCAGIRDSKRLDAGLRDELYATLAEGASSWAVGVASAKVIDDVNILNAALLAMRKACVRLAPAPDLLLVDGNRPVPMTVRQKTIVRGDACCVSIAAASIMAKVYRDRLMVLLDDKYPGYGFAVHKGYGTAGHLKALAKLGPSPAHRRSFAPVARHLGDADDLFRQ
- a CDS encoding YraN family protein codes for the protein MTRDGERRAAARRTLGRAGEDAAADFLRRRGFEIVARNYHTPFGELDVVASKEGRLVFAEVKTARAGASVDPRSQFTPRKVSRVYRAALHFLEKERPAEEPDFRFDFLVAVKKEGGYEIEHYEAVALDDFLPPEELG
- a CDS encoding class I SAM-dependent methyltransferase yields the protein MAQAPLELATLPLEEVSCPLCGADDGRLLSTQQGRFGVVKCRRCGLVRLSPRPTREAARRLYDETYYAAGGYDGYVETFERFRGVYERLFAKRLALLSRHVAGPGRLLECGCAHGFQLEWLRRQRWEVAGNDVSAEAAAYARRHFGLEVAEGPLEEAALEPASFDAAYLVDIVEHLYDPGAALANVRAALKPGGVILVQVPYELYHWEKIGRALWERKKPGTVAPDAVPYHVAFFTPRTLRAMLRKHGFAVLARYSGNYGAIRKYLSPPEIRVGSPLETAARFIYFKLALRPALQTLALWFKQGSGVIYVATPA
- a CDS encoding SIS domain-containing protein; translated protein: MSRVEDKIDEYLASVAAVVREVDAKAVRDVVDVFDRAYRDRGTIFLFGNGGGAATSAHLACDLAKGTAAVGRRRIKALSLSTNVAVITAWANDTDYTNTFGEQLYNLADERDVAVAFSGSGMSPNVINALKVIKELGGTGVLFSGGDGGKAREHADIAVLVPSRNEQIVEDVHMVLGHVIFTLLRDRMGGAKVDGKGNTL
- the uvrB gene encoding excinuclease ABC subunit UvrB → MTARFELVADYGLAGDQPQAVERLAAGIRAGQKHQTLLGVTGSGKTFTMANVIADVGLPTLVISHNKTLAAQLYGEFLQFFPRNAVEYFISYYDYYQPEAYLPAQDIYIEKDADINEEIERLRLRATASLLARDDVVIVASVSCIYNLGSPEEFRKFHLFIERGQRLEIGRLTRDLAAIRYERDNVEFKPGTFRVRGDVVDVFPAYEDEALRVEFEGDVVENVWRLEPVAVRKLQPLERVAIYPAKHFVTAPDKIERGLAAVEAELEERLAWFRKRDKIVEAQRLETRTRHDVELLREIGYCPGIENYSRHLAARFEGERPYCLLDYFPERWLCIVDESHVTLPQVRGMYNGDRARKEVLVEYGFRLPSALDNRPLRFDEFEELVPQLVYTSATPAPYELEHSSQVAEQLIRPTGLVDPPVVVKPAEGQVDDLVGELRDVVSRNERALVTTLTKRMSEDLAEFLAGLDFNVKYLHSELDAIERVEILRDLRLGEIDVVVGINLLREGLDLPEVSLVAILDADKEGFLRDERSIIQTAGRAARHAGGKVVLYADRVTKSIKNAVRESGRRRQTQLEYNREHGIEPRSIVKSVEAVLATTSVADAGRRLEDAPAPEEPADVQAFLALLEYEMRRAAEELAFEKAAALRDRIRELRGGPGEPSAATKTKAKKNRRSRRS